One Campylobacter lari DNA segment encodes these proteins:
- a CDS encoding RNA-binding S4 domain-containing protein, which produces MRIDKFLNVVNITKRRAISEDMCKSGVVSINNQVVKASKEVKIGDEISIKFIEYTNIYKVLDIPTTKSIPKAMQEKYVVKIQ; this is translated from the coding sequence ATGAGAATAGATAAGTTTTTAAATGTAGTTAATATTACTAAGCGTCGTGCTATTTCAGAAGATATGTGCAAAAGTGGCGTAGTAAGTATAAACAATCAAGTAGTTAAAGCTAGTAAAGAAGTAAAAATTGGCGATGAAATAAGCATTAAATTTATAGAATATACTAATATCTATAAAGTCTTAGACATACCAACAACCAAAAGCATACCAAAAGCTATGCAAGAAAAATATGTGGTAAAAATTCAATGA
- the tsaE gene encoding tRNA (adenosine(37)-N6)-threonylcarbamoyltransferase complex ATPase subunit type 1 TsaE, which translates to MKEMILSQNELYKLCEILPKNGVILLQGDLASGKTTLVQNYAQFLGIEKTLNSPTFSIMQEYDFQQGKMYHYDIYQEGFDGLLKNGLIENFFEEGLHLVEWGDEKLKKYLDKYQIFNIILQIIPYESKRKYIVHE; encoded by the coding sequence ATGAAAGAAATGATTTTAAGTCAAAATGAGCTTTATAAGCTTTGTGAAATTTTGCCTAAAAACGGAGTTATTTTACTTCAAGGGGATTTAGCAAGTGGTAAAACTACTTTGGTGCAAAACTATGCTCAATTTCTTGGAATAGAAAAAACACTTAATTCTCCTACATTTTCTATCATGCAAGAATATGATTTTCAACAAGGTAAAATGTATCATTATGATATTTATCAAGAAGGTTTTGATGGACTTTTAAAAAATGGTTTGATTGAAAATTTTTTTGAAGAGGGTTTGCATTTGGTAGAGTGGGGTGATGAAAAATTAAAAAAATACTTAGATAAATATCAAATTTTTAATATAATTTTACAAATCATTCCTTATGAAAGTAAAAGAAAGTATATAGTACATGAGTAA